From the Leptospira biflexa serovar Patoc strain 'Patoc 1 (Paris)' genome, one window contains:
- a CDS encoding tetratricopeptide repeat protein produces MPEDNDYLSYMNKGNYAMALNLLDQALLQNPEDPILLYNFALCCFQTKNFKKTIQVLGRILSEYPGFIELDNVYRLKVFSLVELKDWENAETIIKERLQIAVDDAKLLSFLAHVYEYTHRLEEAISVHRRILKANPDYKNSLNSLGYLLALKKKLTPDERAEAIRSLKKALELDPNNPAYLDSFGYFLQTNGKPEEAWKAYRKALQKNPNHPVLLERLKNLKK; encoded by the coding sequence ATGCCTGAAGACAACGATTACCTTTCTTATATGAACAAAGGCAATTATGCCATGGCTCTTAATCTTCTCGATCAAGCCTTACTGCAAAATCCAGAAGATCCGATCCTTTTATACAATTTTGCCCTTTGTTGTTTCCAAACCAAAAACTTCAAAAAAACCATCCAAGTTTTGGGTCGGATTTTAAGTGAATACCCAGGTTTCATTGAATTGGACAATGTGTACCGACTGAAAGTATTTTCCCTTGTGGAACTCAAAGATTGGGAAAATGCAGAAACCATCATCAAAGAAAGATTACAAATTGCCGTTGATGACGCAAAACTCCTCTCGTTCTTAGCTCATGTTTATGAATACACACACCGTTTGGAAGAAGCCATCTCCGTCCATCGAAGGATTTTAAAAGCAAATCCAGATTACAAGAACAGCTTAAATTCACTTGGTTACCTCCTTGCTCTGAAAAAGAAGCTAACACCAGACGAAAGGGCAGAGGCAATACGTTCTTTAAAAAAGGCTTTAGAGCTTGATCCGAATAATCCTGCCTATTTGGATTCTTTTGGATATTTTTTGCAGACCAACGGGAAACCAGAAGAAGCCTGGAAGGCCTATCGCAAAGCCTTACAAAAGAACCCAAACCACCCAGTACTTCTCGAAAGACTCAAGAACCTGAAGAAATAA
- a CDS encoding methyl-accepting chemotaxis protein, giving the protein MNSYFSNLSIRLRLFLLPIPILLFLLVLLILFIRSQNKDIDFTSKELKGIQIIKPIYAVYQRGLTKLKIGEENSRDLKPLVQDGTSAILSSDIFPKESTLVKDWNAYLNQESFDQTTTHNFLVNTQEIALKIGDYSHLILDPELDSYYQMEIVLLQVPELWQNVALLKEVIREEYLGENKGSDQFSNTSHTKAIISIHAIETICLNITNSNQKTLESSKKYQEKINQNIKEANQSCKNYVESLNEVFLKRTKKPSTSNDLFSVIHKGTSIGAGIQNASINVLESLITDRLTEQKWQRMVNILIVFVALSFSILLIRVIVRSINLPLESVLTKIEELSSGDADLTKQLPLFGKNEIGKISESINHFLVQLNDIMVQLKKSVSQVDIISDQLKHDAISVSDNASGLASTTEESAASLEELSSSFEVMFGSIENETKNIKKIADEIRNIEYSIGNIEKELWQLSSDSVLSTQLADNGNLSIRSTDRSMEEIRLVTKEISGIVGFITDISEQTNLLALNASIEAARAGDAGRGFAVVAEEISKLADKTRISVKNIMTLITKSDTAVSVGVNHVNDTVKALNEIVSQSSRIQMGVEKLKGEMSSQSNSLTNVSDELKELQLLAESIETSCQEQKRTSDDMVVSVNSLSGSAQELAISSEDLNRVSLTISDVAKTISNIANSFQTSEH; this is encoded by the coding sequence ATGAATTCTTATTTTTCAAATCTATCGATTCGACTTAGACTTTTCCTACTCCCAATTCCAATCCTTCTCTTTTTATTAGTACTACTGATTTTATTCATCCGTTCTCAAAACAAGGATATCGATTTCACTTCGAAAGAATTGAAAGGAATCCAAATCATAAAACCCATTTACGCAGTTTACCAACGCGGTTTGACAAAACTGAAAATTGGCGAAGAAAACAGCCGTGATCTAAAACCTTTGGTTCAAGATGGAACTTCCGCCATTCTCAGTTCAGATATTTTTCCAAAAGAATCAACATTAGTGAAAGATTGGAATGCTTACCTAAACCAAGAAAGTTTTGATCAAACGACCACTCACAATTTTTTAGTCAATACACAAGAGATTGCTCTCAAGATTGGGGACTATTCTCATTTAATCTTAGATCCTGAGTTAGATTCTTATTACCAAATGGAAATCGTATTGTTGCAAGTTCCAGAACTTTGGCAAAATGTCGCCCTCTTAAAAGAAGTCATCCGCGAAGAATACTTAGGTGAAAATAAAGGGAGTGATCAATTTTCAAATACAAGCCATACAAAGGCCATCATCTCCATCCATGCAATCGAAACGATTTGTCTCAATATCACCAATTCAAATCAAAAAACGTTAGAAAGTTCTAAAAAATACCAAGAAAAAATAAATCAAAATATCAAGGAAGCAAACCAATCTTGTAAAAATTATGTAGAATCATTAAATGAAGTTTTTTTAAAGAGAACAAAAAAACCTTCAACTTCCAATGATTTGTTCTCTGTCATTCACAAAGGTACTTCGATCGGTGCTGGAATTCAAAATGCTTCAATCAATGTATTGGAAAGTTTAATCACAGATCGACTAACGGAACAAAAGTGGCAAAGGATGGTGAATATTCTAATCGTCTTCGTTGCATTGAGTTTTTCCATTTTATTGATTCGTGTTATCGTTCGAAGTATCAATCTACCATTGGAATCGGTATTAACAAAAATAGAGGAACTTTCCAGTGGCGATGCAGATTTAACGAAACAATTACCATTATTTGGAAAAAATGAAATTGGTAAAATTTCAGAATCGATCAATCACTTTTTGGTCCAATTGAATGATATTATGGTTCAATTAAAGAAATCTGTTTCACAAGTAGATATCATATCCGACCAGTTGAAACATGATGCCATTTCTGTTTCAGACAATGCATCAGGACTCGCCTCTACCACGGAAGAATCTGCCGCTTCCTTAGAAGAATTATCTTCTTCGTTCGAAGTTATGTTTGGATCTATTGAAAATGAAACTAAAAACATAAAAAAAATTGCCGATGAAATACGAAATATTGAATATTCGATCGGCAATATTGAAAAAGAACTTTGGCAACTATCATCCGACTCTGTTTTGTCGACTCAGTTAGCTGACAATGGAAATTTATCGATTCGTAGTACCGATCGTTCCATGGAAGAAATCCGTTTGGTAACCAAAGAGATATCAGGGATTGTTGGTTTCATCACAGATATCTCAGAACAAACCAATTTACTTGCTCTTAATGCTAGTATTGAAGCGGCAAGGGCAGGGGATGCAGGGAGAGGGTTTGCTGTCGTTGCAGAAGAGATTTCCAAACTAGCAGACAAAACTCGTATTTCAGTGAAAAACATTATGACACTCATCACAAAAAGTGATACAGCAGTGAGTGTTGGTGTGAATCATGTGAATGATACTGTAAAAGCATTGAATGAGATTGTGAGTCAATCAAGCCGAATCCAAATGGGTGTTGAAAAGTTAAAGGGAGAAATGTCTTCTCAATCAAATAGTTTGACTAATGTATCAGATGAATTAAAAGAACTCCAGTTATTGGCTGAATCGATTGAAACGTCATGCCAAGAACAAAAAAGAACTTCTGATGATATGGTTGTGAGTGTGAATTCTCTTTCAGGAAGTGCACAGGAGCTTGCCATCAGTTCCGAAGACTTAAATCGAGTGAGTCTTACAATAAGTGATGTCGCAAAAACAATTTCTAACATCGCCAATTCGTTTCAGACATCTGAACATTAA
- a CDS encoding DUF2306 domain-containing protein: MNSTTKKDYWVIGSLLFLSLVPSIAGAVRIFQIATGSGYTVENQRFFNDPIPVFVHIISVLVYSILGAFQFAPGFRSRHLMWHRVSGRFLVLFGLTSAISGVWLTLVYPKVPTDGDWLFGIRMIVGVWMFLCVSLGFFFVWKRKFQTHSNWMLRGYAIGLGAGTQVFTHLPWFVIVGGDPSGVPRDLMMGAGWLINLIFAEWLIRRKK, translated from the coding sequence ATGAATTCCACTACAAAAAAAGATTATTGGGTGATCGGCTCATTATTGTTTTTAAGCTTAGTTCCAAGCATCGCTGGAGCTGTTCGAATTTTCCAAATTGCAACTGGTTCTGGTTATACGGTTGAGAACCAACGATTTTTTAATGATCCCATACCTGTTTTCGTTCATATCATATCAGTTCTCGTTTACAGTATCTTAGGTGCCTTTCAATTTGCCCCTGGATTTCGGAGTCGGCATCTTATGTGGCATCGAGTTTCGGGAAGATTCTTGGTTCTGTTTGGGTTAACTTCTGCTATTTCAGGAGTTTGGTTGACCTTGGTTTACCCAAAGGTCCCAACCGATGGAGACTGGTTATTTGGGATCCGAATGATTGTAGGTGTTTGGATGTTTCTATGCGTTAGTCTGGGTTTTTTCTTTGTTTGGAAACGGAAATTCCAAACTCATAGCAATTGGATGTTACGAGGGTATGCCATTGGGCTTGGTGCTGGTACACAAGTTTTCACACATCTGCCTTGGTTTGTGATTGTCGGTGGAGATCCGTCGGGTGTTCCTAGGGATTTGATGATGGGGGCAGGTTGGCTCATCAATTTAATTTTTGCTGAGTGGCTCATCCGCAGAAAAAAATAA
- a CDS encoding ABC transporter substrate-binding protein, translating into MLPDQKQYRNFLFTFLFLISFQPIVSKDHIDLHLKWYHQFQFAGYYTALAKGYYQDAGLDVSIHESKNGLEGLHKLVSEKEARYGVGTNEVLLQWHSGTPIVVIAVIFQHSPTVLFTKKTHSEQSLQNLVGKKIMLSPHVYEILAYLKKEKLDPTNFIALDHSFRFLDLVEGKVDALDGYSTTQIYEIQKTGFPLMVFSPRTSGIDFYGDNLFTSQIEIQNHPKRVKLFREASLRGWEYAMENQEEIVELISKQYSNQISREQLLFEAKQMEPLIQPSLVELGISKVSLEQTIFRKFKNRSSRANGRN; encoded by the coding sequence GTGTTACCAGATCAAAAACAATATCGAAACTTTCTTTTTACCTTTCTGTTTTTGATTTCTTTCCAACCGATCGTAAGCAAAGACCACATTGACTTACATTTAAAATGGTACCATCAATTTCAATTTGCTGGTTATTATACCGCACTTGCAAAAGGTTATTACCAAGACGCAGGACTAGATGTATCCATCCATGAGAGTAAAAATGGATTGGAGGGCTTACACAAATTGGTTTCTGAAAAGGAAGCTCGTTATGGTGTTGGTACAAACGAAGTTTTATTACAATGGCATTCTGGCACACCTATTGTTGTGATTGCTGTGATTTTCCAACATTCACCAACAGTATTATTCACTAAAAAAACGCATTCGGAACAGAGTCTGCAAAATTTAGTTGGGAAAAAGATCATGTTATCCCCGCATGTGTATGAAATACTTGCGTATCTAAAGAAGGAAAAATTAGATCCAACTAACTTTATCGCGTTAGATCATAGTTTTCGATTTTTGGATTTAGTTGAGGGAAAAGTAGATGCCTTAGACGGATATTCTACAACTCAAATATATGAAATTCAAAAAACTGGATTTCCGCTCATGGTTTTTTCTCCAAGGACATCAGGGATTGATTTTTATGGAGATAATTTATTCACAAGTCAAATCGAAATTCAAAATCATCCAAAACGTGTAAAACTCTTTCGGGAAGCAAGCCTTCGTGGTTGGGAATATGCCATGGAAAACCAAGAAGAGATTGTAGAATTAATTTCCAAACAATATTCAAATCAAATTTCGAGGGAACAACTTTTATTCGAAGCAAAACAAATGGAACCTCTGATCCAACCATCGTTAGTCGAATTGGGTATTTCAAAGGTATCGTTGGAACAAACGATATTCCGAAAATTTAAAAATAGAAGTTCTAGAGCGAACGGAAGAAATTAG
- a CDS encoding histidine kinase dimerization/phospho-acceptor domain-containing protein: MNQLLEFKLNELTDAQEKILISEKLATIGNLTAGMAHELNTPLTAIISSNATIEEFLKINFQKIVNKVFAFSEEDRERFHTLQKVYTQIKNEYLNENQENDLKKEIQVKYAKSLQSIDPNETEEIVSLIIDSFAYLLGENLNSILGTKKQKEILSLSVNVANLFESSYVISIASERFTNVVKSLKKYLISDDGPMDQSDLFGRR; the protein is encoded by the coding sequence ATGAATCAACTCCTGGAGTTTAAACTCAATGAACTTACTGATGCCCAAGAAAAAATTTTAATATCAGAAAAATTAGCAACCATCGGAAATTTAACAGCGGGTATGGCTCATGAGCTAAATACTCCTTTAACCGCCATAATTTCATCCAATGCCACGATTGAGGAATTTCTGAAAATTAATTTCCAGAAAATTGTAAATAAGGTATTTGCATTTTCTGAAGAAGATAGGGAAAGATTCCATACATTACAAAAAGTTTATACCCAAATAAAAAATGAATATTTAAATGAGAATCAGGAAAACGATTTAAAAAAAGAAATTCAAGTTAAATATGCTAAATCTCTGCAATCGATAGATCCGAATGAAACTGAAGAAATTGTTAGCTTAATCATAGATTCATTTGCATATTTATTGGGAGAAAATCTTAATTCAATACTTGGAACAAAAAAACAAAAGGAAATTTTGTCCCTCAGTGTAAACGTTGCCAATTTATTTGAATCAAGTTATGTGATTTCAATCGCTTCTGAAAGATTTACGAATGTAGTAAAGTCACTCAAGAAATATTTAATATCAGATGATGGGCCCATGGATCAAAGTGACCTTTTTGGACGAAGGTAG
- a CDS encoding sensor histidine kinase, translating into MGPWIKVTFLDEGSGIPEEIQSSIFEPFFTTKEEGEGVGLGLNICQKIVNKMNDRIEFETQPGKTKFMIFLLAAYDSVP; encoded by the coding sequence ATGGGCCCATGGATCAAAGTGACCTTTTTGGACGAAGGTAGTGGTATACCAGAAGAAATCCAATCTTCAATCTTCGAACCATTCTTTACGACGAAGGAAGAAGGAGAGGGAGTTGGATTAGGCCTAAATATTTGTCAAAAAATAGTAAACAAAATGAACGATCGAATCGAGTTTGAAACCCAACCAGGCAAAACAAAATTTATGATTTTTTTGTTAGCTGCTTACGATTCCGTTCCTTAG
- a CDS encoding acyltransferase family protein — translation MRIWKIVQSIWVQKTGENESLNGLRALAIISVLLFHTVPSLQMIGWGELGITKFFDTLDSGVALFFVLSGYLISGGLKKEWNQNSEINFKLFFIKRSLRIFPAYYFYLIITYLLVTAILKKGGSNLSLNPTAQSSALSLIESYKNFKFDLLYLSDYFPSYNIHTWSLSIEEKFYLLFPFVAGIFLFRFNFKQRFVLLSILYSIPMLFRIIYYNQYGSYTEAFHAFHIRFDDLMAGILIMEISSHLDLMKKLQKYWQYILLIAFVIYATNFYFITNQIGTYTTIFSYNFYNISFALFLLVAILGNNHFQSFLSFFLFRPIARLSYTMYLWNLLLAPFAFQTLVKPFQKNGYITPGQFGIATLHFFLLTFLVSTVLYIMIEFPFLKWKSILESKERNRKQLTKKS, via the coding sequence ATGAGAATTTGGAAAATAGTTCAATCCATTTGGGTTCAAAAAACTGGAGAAAACGAATCTCTAAATGGACTGAGAGCATTGGCAATCATTAGTGTATTATTATTTCACACTGTTCCAAGCTTACAAATGATAGGCTGGGGAGAACTAGGAATTACAAAATTCTTCGATACACTAGATTCTGGAGTTGCTTTATTTTTTGTTCTCAGTGGATATTTGATTTCCGGAGGCCTCAAAAAAGAATGGAACCAAAATTCAGAAATCAATTTTAAACTTTTCTTTATCAAAAGAAGTCTCCGTATTTTTCCAGCTTATTATTTTTATCTAATCATTACATATTTACTTGTTACAGCGATCTTAAAAAAAGGTGGTTCCAACCTTTCATTAAACCCTACCGCACAAAGTTCCGCGCTATCATTAATCGAATCATATAAAAACTTCAAATTTGACTTACTTTATTTATCAGATTATTTTCCAAGTTACAACATCCATACGTGGTCTTTATCCATTGAAGAAAAATTTTATTTACTCTTTCCATTTGTTGCAGGGATTTTTTTATTTCGTTTCAATTTCAAACAGAGGTTTGTTTTATTAAGTATCTTATATTCCATTCCAATGCTTTTCAGAATCATTTATTATAATCAATATGGTTCCTATACGGAAGCTTTTCATGCGTTCCATATCCGTTTTGATGACCTTATGGCTGGCATCCTCATAATGGAAATCTCATCTCATCTAGATTTAATGAAAAAATTGCAAAAGTATTGGCAGTATATTCTACTCATTGCCTTTGTAATTTATGCCACAAACTTCTATTTTATCACGAATCAAATTGGAACCTATACAACAATTTTTTCATACAATTTTTATAATATATCTTTTGCTCTTTTTTTGTTAGTCGCAATTTTAGGAAACAATCATTTTCAATCATTTCTCAGTTTCTTTTTATTTCGTCCCATAGCAAGATTAAGTTACACGATGTATCTTTGGAATCTTTTACTGGCACCTTTTGCTTTCCAAACTTTGGTAAAACCTTTTCAAAAAAATGGTTATATCACTCCGGGTCAATTTGGGATCGCAACATTACATTTTTTTCTTCTTACATTTTTGGTGAGCACAGTTTTATATATAATGATTGAGTTTCCATTCTTAAAATGGAAATCGATACTTGAATCTAAGGAACGGAATCGTAAGCAGCTAACAAAAAAATCATAA
- a CDS encoding DUF805 domain-containing protein produces the protein MAFQDAIKVCFQKYIEFNGKAKRPEFWYWVAFTFVVSFLFSMFLPIIGMVFSLAVFLPSISVAVRRLHDVGMSGWWLLIGLTGIGLLVLIFFWAQKGK, from the coding sequence ATGGCTTTCCAAGATGCGATCAAAGTTTGTTTTCAAAAGTATATTGAGTTTAATGGCAAAGCGAAACGACCCGAGTTTTGGTATTGGGTAGCGTTTACATTTGTTGTCAGTTTTTTATTCAGTATGTTCCTTCCCATCATTGGAATGGTCTTCTCTCTGGCCGTTTTCCTTCCAAGTATCAGCGTAGCAGTGAGAAGATTACACGATGTAGGAATGAGTGGCTGGTGGCTACTCATTGGACTTACGGGAATTGGTTTACTTGTTCTCATTTTCTTTTGGGCTCAAAAAGGAAAATAA
- a CDS encoding DUF1801 domain-containing protein has product MKSSTSNPKNGIEVFYSSITKTELEIVTKLKEILKPYTSLEEKISYSVLYYFQNSRVCFIWPASIKPGPKSGVQFGFCNGYLLNDPKQILERENRKQVYCITYHSVDDVNEFILIPFLQNAIEIDLTIYKPKK; this is encoded by the coding sequence ATGAAATCTTCAACTTCAAACCCAAAAAATGGTATCGAAGTTTTTTACTCGAGTATCACAAAAACTGAACTAGAGATCGTAACCAAATTAAAGGAAATTCTGAAACCGTATACAAGTTTAGAAGAAAAAATCTCCTATTCGGTACTCTATTATTTTCAAAACAGTAGGGTGTGTTTCATATGGCCGGCATCCATCAAACCAGGTCCAAAATCAGGTGTACAATTTGGTTTTTGTAATGGTTATTTGTTAAACGATCCAAAACAAATTTTAGAACGTGAAAACAGAAAACAAGTATATTGCATCACTTATCATTCAGTAGATGATGTTAACGAATTCATTTTGATCCCCTTCCTACAAAATGCGATCGAAATTGATCTAACCATATATAAACCAAAAAAGTAA
- a CDS encoding tyrosine-type recombinase/integrase: MIKLRYVMNDKRFHLQFPYSELYIKIVKSIPKAMYHPEDKTWSFPSDLSSIKRVLADFSHYDIRYLLNEIPKQCGILEDFFRAARERNFSFCTTKTYYSHLYRLLLFTEKLPININSRDLENYLDFQVKEKTVKSATIRGARQAFIFYFRDVRQQMKHLKFPKIKSDVKLPEVLSAEETRAIFNSLPNIKHKMLLLISYSAGLRVSEVIHLKTKDIDLERNMIRITQGKGKKDRYTILANSLVFELQEYLKIREYNLLLKYSYNEVKNIPWLFPGAGTKPLHIRTAETIFNQAAAKAKITKKVTFHSLRHAFATHLLELGTDLRMIQTLLGHSSVRTTQIYTKVARSRLENIKSPLDQMTKTEPQSKT; encoded by the coding sequence ATGATCAAACTCAGATATGTTATGAATGATAAACGTTTCCATTTACAGTTTCCTTATTCGGAATTGTATATCAAAATTGTAAAATCCATTCCCAAAGCGATGTACCATCCAGAAGATAAAACTTGGTCTTTCCCAAGTGATCTATCCTCCATTAAACGTGTATTAGCTGACTTTTCGCACTATGATATCAGATACTTATTGAATGAAATTCCAAAACAATGTGGAATATTGGAAGATTTTTTTCGAGCAGCCCGAGAGCGAAATTTTTCCTTTTGTACAACCAAAACCTATTACTCTCACCTTTATCGTTTGTTACTATTTACGGAAAAATTACCGATCAATATCAACTCAAGGGATCTTGAAAATTATTTAGATTTTCAAGTGAAAGAAAAGACAGTTAAGTCAGCAACCATAAGGGGAGCAAGACAAGCATTTATATTTTATTTTAGAGATGTCAGACAACAAATGAAACATCTCAAATTTCCAAAAATCAAGTCTGATGTCAAGTTACCAGAGGTTCTTTCTGCGGAAGAAACACGGGCAATTTTTAATTCCTTGCCAAACATAAAACACAAAATGTTGTTACTGATCAGTTATTCAGCTGGTTTACGAGTCAGCGAAGTCATTCACTTAAAAACCAAAGACATAGATCTCGAGAGAAATATGATCCGAATCACACAAGGCAAAGGAAAAAAAGATCGTTACACAATACTTGCCAATTCATTAGTCTTTGAACTCCAAGAATATTTAAAAATCAGAGAATATAATTTATTGTTGAAATATAGTTATAACGAAGTGAAAAACATCCCTTGGTTATTTCCCGGAGCTGGAACAAAACCTCTTCATATCAGAACAGCAGAAACAATATTTAACCAAGCAGCCGCGAAAGCAAAAATCACAAAAAAAGTAACATTCCATAGCCTAAGGCATGCGTTCGCCACACATTTGTTAGAACTTGGAACTGATTTAAGAATGATTCAAACCCTTCTCGGACACTCAAGTGTCCGAACAACTCAAATTTATACTAAGGTGGCAAGAAGCCGATTGGAAAATATCAAAAGTCCACTTGACCAAATGACAAAAACAGAACCTCAATCTAAAACCTAA